The Pseudoxanthomonas sp. SL93 genome segment CAGTGCCGACAGGATCGCCACCAGCACCCCACCGACCACGGGGACCGGCACGTTGAGACGTGCAAGCAGCGGCACCCCCCGGCTGATGGCGCCGGCCACCACCAGCGCGAACAGACCCACGGCCAGGGTCTCAAGATCGGACAACGCCATCGTGGTCATATCCCCTCCAACGGCCCGGCGGGCCTTGGCGGCCCCACCGGCTTCTACGGAAACGACGATCGCAGCACGTACCGAGGGCGGCCCCGATCCCCCGGCACCGCATTCCGCAGCATTGCGCTTGCGTCGCAAGGACGCAAGCGGGAGCAGACGCGCGGTGCCAGATGTCCCGACTTCGGAATGGCGGCCGCCCACGGAGCGTGCCCCACGGACCACGCGCGTGGGAGTGCCCGGGATCATGACGTGTCGAGGCTGCACGGCGCATCCGCACCGTCGGGGCGCGCCGGACGGGAGGCCACAAGCGCGTGCTCACAACAAACCTGCTCGCAGCAAAAAAAGCCGATGCGATCCTTCGGCGGGTCGGGTCAGCCCCTTATCCAGGACGACGCATCAGCTCACTGGCCAACCGGCAGTGCCTCGCCGGCCGTGGCCAACTCGCGCAGGCGGTGCGTCCGCGAGTGGACCCAGCGGCAGGCCCAGCTTGCGCCCCGATACAGATTGGGCACTGCCACTTCGGAATGCGCACCGCGCGGGTCCTGAAGATGGATGGTGATCATCCAGCCGCTGCGCCGCGGGGCGATCTCGAGGACCTCGCAATCCGCGACCCACAGCCGCAGTCCGAACCCCGTCTCTTCCCAACGGAAGCCCTCCGGAAGTCTCCCCAAATCCTGCCCCGCCATATCTGTCCCCTTGCCACCCTCGGCATTCCTGCTGCAAAGACGCACGTGCTGGGTAGCCGCACGCCTGAGATCATGGGGCAGCACGCGCATAGGCGGCGCTGCCCCATGTACTGCGGCCTAGTGCTTGCTGGACTTCAGCATGTCATCACGGCTCTTCTCGGCGCGTGCGGCGCCGATCGCGGTTTCCACCTGCTTGACCTCTTCCGGCGGCGGCAGCACGGCGGGCATGCCGAGCGACTGGATCCACAGTTCCCGGCACCAGCCCATCGTGTGGTACAGGTGGTGATCCTCGTCCTGCTCGACTGCCTCGTAGGCGGGCTGCAGGACTTTCGCGAGCGGACCGCCGGCCTCGACCACCTTGCCGATCAGCTCCCAGTTCTGGTGGTCCTTGGTTTCGGCCAGCACGACGCATTCCGCGGCGACCAGTTGTGCCGCCTCGGGCGTGGCGGTCTTCATCGCCATCTCGATGGCCATGACCAGCGATTGGCCCTGATGCGCCACGACCTTGCGGCCCGGGCTCTGCTCTTCGGTATCCATCTCGAGCTGTTCGAACACCCGCGTCAGCACCTGCTCGTGTGTCGTGGTTTCGTCCAGGTATTCCTTCCATTCCTTCTTCAGGTCGTCGTTCTGCGCCGCCTTGATGGCCGCCGTGTAGACCTGGATACCGCCGCGCTCGGTCTCAAGCGCCTGCAGCAGCAGCTCGTGAACCTGATCCTTGTTGAGATTGCTTGAACGTGCCATGACAGCTCCGCACCTATCTGGGGTTGGGGCTCCCGTTGTACCTCCGCATTCGAGACGAACGCGTGACGATGACGTGGTACCGCACGTATTCAGCATCACGCACCGGCCCACGGTTACGTGTTGATTCCGCAACGTGAAAAGCGCGCGAAGCCACTGCCGTTGCCGTGCGGAGAACGTGTGGAGCATCTGTCATCCACATGAAGTCGATGATGCACGTCATCGTCACGCACGCCATGCAAGCGTGCGCCACAGCCATCTTCCGGCGCCTCGCACTCCTGCCTTCCGCCATGCGGACGGTCGACGAAGTTGGCGAAGAAGCGATGGCGATCCCGTGCATGCATGCGCATCGCATTCCCCCGTTCCACAGGAGCTTTGAAATGACTCGAGAAACCCATGGTCGCGATTCCAACCCCGATCCCATCACCGGCGCGCCCGGCTCCCATCCTGTCGGCGTCGGTGTAGGCGGCGTGGCCGGTGCGGTCGCGGCGGGTGCCGTCGCAGGCACCATGTTCGGTCCCATCGGCACGCTGGTGGGTGCGGCGGCAGGCGCGATCGCAGGCGCGGCCGCAGGCAAGGGCGTCGCCGAGCGCCTCGACCCCACGGCTGAAGTCGAATACTGGCGCGAGAACGCGGCCTCACGCCCCTACTACGAAGCCGATCGCGATTTCGACCGCGACTATGCAGGCGCCTACCGCACCGGCGTGGAGGCGCGCGAACAGAATCCCGACCTCTCCTGGGACCAGACCGAACAGCGCCTGCAGAAGGACTGGGATGACCGTCGTGGCGATTCCGGCCTGGACTGGGAAAACGCGCGGCCGGCCGTGCGCGACTCGTGGGAGCGGGCGGACCGCACCTACAGCACGTACAGCGGTACCGACGAGTTCTTCGGCGCGCGCTTCAAGGACTCGGCCTACGCGAAGGATGGCGAAACGTTCGACGACTACCGCCCCGCCTATCGCTATGGCACCTACGCGCGTCAGCAGTACGCCGACCGCGACTGGGATGATGAACTTTCAGGCGACCTGGAAGCCGGCTGGGAGCGCTTCAAGGGCACATCCAGGCTGGGCTGGGAGCGCGCGAAGCACGCGGTCGCCGATGCGTTCACACTGGACCGCCAGCGTCCGCACTGATCGCCGATTCGCGTGAATCTCCTGTAAGGGATGCAGCCTGACAACCCCGGTGAGCCGGGGTTGTCTCGTCGGGGCCGAGTTCCCTGGTCAGTAGCGCGGTGGCACCGAGGTGCACCGCGCACTCTGATCGTTGACCGCTGATTCTGTCGCACTTCAATCGCTCGGCGCGGCCCGGGCCATGGTGCGTCAACGCAACTGGCTGTCCTTGCTGCCGCGGCGGTTGTACAGGCCGGCGCCCTGCTCGTCCCGGTCGGCGGCTTCCTGGCAGCTCACGCAGAGCCGTACGCCGGGCACCGCCTTCTGTCGGGCCAGCGGGATCGGTTTCCCGCATTCTTCGCAATGGGTCAGGCTGGGACCCGTGTGCAACTGGCGACGCGCGCGCTCGATGCCGTCCTTCACGGTCGCGTCGATCTGTTCCTGTACCGCCCCGTCACCCGCCCAACCGGTTGCCATGGCCGCGCTCCTCTCCTGCTACGCCTGCAGCGTACACCCGCGCGGGTTAACGCAACGCCACGCACGTCCCGGCAGTCGTCTACTCCGGCACGATGGCTGCCGGAGCACACGCTGGGCGGCGCCTCTCGCGCAATGCTGCAGCGCGCGCGCCATCCCCATGAACGACCACGCCCACGACAGGGGAATCACGCATTCGCCAGCGCGAAGTCGATCGCGCCGCGAACCGCCGCCACCTGCGCATCGTTGCACTGCTGCGGCGTCGCTTTCGGGCTGTCCGGGTACACCTCGGTGATGGTGGTGTAGCGCGCGTCGGTGACGCCGGTGCAAAGGCCCAGCGCCTTCACCGGGTACTGGATGACGCCTTCGGCCACTACCGGCGAACCGATGATCTCGCCATTGTCGTCGGCAGGCGCGATATGGGTGACCTGCGCCACCGCGGCGATCACCGCCTGCTGGAACTCCGGCTGCGGGTTCACGCTGTCGTCCACCAGGTAGAACCCGTCGGGGATTTCGCCCGGCTCGAACGGCTTGCCGTCACGCGCCGCCAGCGCGGGCCGGAACTCGGTCTCGTCGCTGTCGGTCGTCTCGTGCAGGTCGATGTGCATCAGCACGCGTTCGCGGACCGGCGCGACCAGCGTGATCAGCGCCGCGGATTCCTGTGCGGGGCTGTCCACGCGGAACGACCGGTTGGGGTCCAGCGCCTCGGCATTCCAGCGGTGGATGCGCTCGTAGCCCCATGGACTGATGCACGGCACCACCAGCAGGTTCGCGCGGCTTGCGTAATCGGCCGCATGCCGGTCGAGGAACTGCAGGGCACCATGCACGCCACTGGTCTCGTAGCCGTGCACGCCGCCGGTGACCAGCAGGACGGGCAGCGCGTCGTTCCAGTCCCGGCTGCGCACCGCATGCAGCGGGTAGGTTTCGCCGGGACCGTAATCCAGCTGGCCGTACTGCACCACGTCGAAGCGGTCGCGCAACCCGTCGATCACCGCCACCACGTCGGCCGCATGGCTGCGCTGCACGCGCTGGCGCGCGCGCCATTCCGCTTTCTCGGCCGCGCCCCAGGGCTGGCCGGGGATGCCGATGGGGTAGAAAGAGGGATTCGTCATGACCTGCACCGCCTTGCCGTGTCGCCGGGAAATGCCGCGCACTTTAACATCGGGCATGCGCGGCCGTTCATTCGCGCCGATCCCCGATGCGGGCCTGGGAGCAACCGGAAACCGCCACGGCCGGATAGATCCGCTGATCCCGTTTGCCTCTGGATGACGATCGGAGGCTCCCATGACGGGCGCAGGGAAAACAAGCACGCGATGAAGCAGCAGGTGCGCTACGTGGTGACCCGCGACGACGTACGGCTGGCCTGGGCCGAGATCGGGCGTGGGCCGCCGCTGGTCAAGGCGGCCACGTGGCTGACCCACCTGCAGTACGACCTCGAAAGCCCGGTGTGGGCACACTGGATCCGCTTCTTCGGCGAGAACTTCCGCTACATCCGCCACGACGAACGCGGCTGCGGCATGTCCGACTGGGAGGCAGGCCGCCTTGGCGCCGCGGAATGGGTGGACGACCTGGAAAGCGTGGTGGACGCCGCCGGCATCGACCGTCCGTTCGCGCTGCTCGGCATCAGCCAGGGGGCGGCCACGGCGATCCGCTACGCGGTCCGGCATCCCGAGCGTGTGTCGCACCTGATCCTTTACGGCGGCTATGCCATCGGCGGCCACAAGAGCGACAACCCGGAGCGGCGAGCGCTGTTCAAAGCGGTGATGGACGTGATCGGGCTGGGATGGGGCAGCGACAATCCCGCGTTCCGCCAGTTGTTCAGTTCGCGCTTCGCGCCGCAGGGCACGCAGACGCAGATTGACTGGTTCAACGAGCTGTGCCGCCGCACCACCTCGCCGCAGAACGCCTGCGAACTGCTGGCCGCGCGCGGCGACATCGACGTGCGCGACGAACTGGCGCAGGTGCGCGTGCCCACGCTGGTGCTGCACGGCACGCACGACCAGATCGCGCCGCTGTCGCAGGGCAAGCTGCTGGCCAGCCACATCCCGGGCGCGACCTTCGTGCAACTGGACTCCTGCA includes the following:
- a CDS encoding DksA/TraR family C4-type zinc finger protein; its protein translation is MATGWAGDGAVQEQIDATVKDGIERARRQLHTGPSLTHCEECGKPIPLARQKAVPGVRLCVSCQEAADRDEQGAGLYNRRGSKDSQLR
- a CDS encoding M14 family metallocarboxypeptidase encodes the protein MTNPSFYPIGIPGQPWGAAEKAEWRARQRVQRSHAADVVAVIDGLRDRFDVVQYGQLDYGPGETYPLHAVRSRDWNDALPVLLVTGGVHGYETSGVHGALQFLDRHAADYASRANLLVVPCISPWGYERIHRWNAEALDPNRSFRVDSPAQESAALITLVAPVRERVLMHIDLHETTDSDETEFRPALAARDGKPFEPGEIPDGFYLVDDSVNPQPEFQQAVIAAVAQVTHIAPADDNGEIIGSPVVAEGVIQYPVKALGLCTGVTDARYTTITEVYPDSPKATPQQCNDAQVAAVRGAIDFALANA
- a CDS encoding alpha/beta fold hydrolase, giving the protein MKQQVRYVVTRDDVRLAWAEIGRGPPLVKAATWLTHLQYDLESPVWAHWIRFFGENFRYIRHDERGCGMSDWEAGRLGAAEWVDDLESVVDAAGIDRPFALLGISQGAATAIRYAVRHPERVSHLILYGGYAIGGHKSDNPERRALFKAVMDVIGLGWGSDNPAFRQLFSSRFAPQGTQTQIDWFNELCRRTTSPQNACELLAARGDIDVRDELAQVRVPTLVLHGTHDQIAPLSQGKLLASHIPGATFVQLDSCNHVLLEHEPAWRQFQQAVLEFTGHALAGGTAGPLAATLTARERTTLALLCEGHSNSQIGWHLGIAEKTVRNHISNLYRKLGVRSRAEAIVKAYGHPPGQAG